A stretch of Candidatus Vicinibacter affinis DNA encodes these proteins:
- the recA gene encoding recombinase RecA: MSKEREEKLKALQLTVDRLEKTYGKGSIMKLGDKPVLDEVDSISTGSISLDMCLGVGGFPRGRVIEIYGPESSGKTTLAIHAIAECQKKGGIAAFIDAEHAFDRSYAEALGVNTEDLLISQPDNGEQALEIAENLIRSGAIDIIVIDSVAALVPRSEIEGEMGDSKMGLQARLMSQALRKLTGTIGKTGCCCIFINQLREKIGVMFGNPETTTGGNALKFYASMRLDIRRSGNAIKDKEGTVTGNRVKVKVVKNKLAPPFRVAEFDIEYGVGISKAGEIVDLGADLNVLTKSGSWYAYENTKVAQGRDAAKQFMLDNPELAKEIEEKIRQKLASGKMVKVEVGSAEE; encoded by the coding sequence ATGTCAAAAGAACGCGAAGAAAAATTAAAAGCCCTACAATTAACAGTAGACAGATTAGAGAAAACATATGGAAAAGGATCCATCATGAAGTTGGGAGATAAGCCAGTTTTAGATGAGGTTGACAGTATTTCTACAGGTTCAATTAGCTTAGACATGTGTCTGGGAGTTGGTGGATTTCCAAGGGGAAGGGTAATAGAGATCTATGGTCCTGAAAGTTCAGGGAAAACAACACTTGCGATTCATGCCATTGCAGAATGTCAAAAAAAGGGAGGAATCGCTGCTTTTATTGATGCTGAGCATGCCTTTGACAGAAGTTATGCAGAAGCGCTGGGGGTTAATACGGAAGATTTATTAATTTCTCAACCTGATAATGGTGAGCAGGCATTAGAAATTGCTGAGAATCTGATCAGATCCGGGGCAATAGACATTATAGTAATCGATTCTGTTGCTGCACTGGTACCCAGAAGTGAAATTGAAGGAGAAATGGGGGATTCAAAAATGGGATTACAAGCTCGATTAATGTCCCAAGCCTTGAGAAAACTTACGGGTACTATTGGAAAAACTGGTTGTTGTTGCATATTTATCAATCAGTTGAGAGAGAAAATCGGGGTTATGTTTGGTAATCCTGAAACCACTACAGGAGGTAATGCTTTAAAATTTTATGCTTCCATGCGATTGGATATCAGAAGAAGTGGTAATGCCATTAAAGATAAGGAAGGCACAGTCACCGGAAATCGGGTAAAGGTTAAAGTGGTAAAGAATAAACTAGCTCCACCTTTCAGAGTCGCGGAATTTGATATTGAATACGGAGTAGGCATCAGTAAGGCAGGAGAAATAGTAGATTTGGGAGCAGATCTGAATGTGTTGACAAAAAGTGGTAGCTGGTATGCTTATGAGAATACGAAAGTTGCCCAGGGCAGAGATGCAGCAAAGCAATTTATGCTTGACAATCCGGAACTTGCTAAGGAAATAGAAGAAAAGATTCGCCAAAAATTAGCCAGCGGAAAAATGGTTAAAGTGGAAGTGGGGTCTGCTGAAGAGTAG
- the hutH gene encoding histidine ammonia-lyase: MNANIVIENRDLSLEDIISIWKSKKPINLADVLWQNVSESRAVLEKLLSTGGHSIYGINTGFGSLCNTVIPEFELDQLQYNLVRSHACGTGNYISKESSRLVLLLKIISLSKGNSCIRSETLQFLIKLYNEDIIPAIPEMGSLGASGDLAPLAHLSLPILGEGSVWKNNSIISTTDFVKNGFLETPGLKAKEGLALLNGTQYSLALMIDACNQSIELIKQANYVASLSMEAYDVSLDFLNPEIHELRKQTGQIQIAKNLLNILSGTFLDKRAKNAVQDPYSFRCIPQVHGATLDTINFVIDIIQKEINAVTDNPVLLSDSTIKSGGNFHAQPLALCADFLSIAMAEIGSISERRLYKLIDGNRELPEFLTENPGLNSGFMIVQYSAAALVSINKQYATPSSVDSIVTSKGQEDHVSMAANAGIKCLKIISHIRQILTMEWMTATRAWNFRNKWELGPELKQIVEEYRTIIPYKKDDHIPSDDYKPTLDFLSNKIK, encoded by the coding sequence ATGAATGCAAATATTGTTATTGAGAACAGGGATCTAAGCCTGGAAGACATTATAAGTATTTGGAAAAGTAAAAAACCCATTAACCTAGCTGATGTTCTCTGGCAAAATGTCAGTGAAAGTCGCGCTGTATTAGAAAAATTATTAAGCACTGGGGGGCATTCAATATACGGAATAAATACAGGTTTTGGGTCCTTGTGCAATACTGTAATACCTGAATTTGAACTTGATCAGCTTCAATATAATTTGGTTAGATCTCACGCATGTGGTACAGGAAATTATATCTCCAAAGAAAGCTCTAGGCTGGTCCTTTTGTTGAAAATTATTTCACTCTCAAAAGGAAATTCATGTATTAGGTCGGAAACCTTACAATTCCTGATCAAACTTTATAATGAAGACATCATTCCCGCAATACCGGAAATGGGATCTCTCGGTGCTTCCGGTGATCTTGCCCCATTAGCCCATTTAAGTCTTCCAATTCTTGGAGAAGGGTCGGTGTGGAAAAATAATTCTATCATTTCAACGACAGATTTTGTAAAAAATGGATTTCTAGAAACTCCAGGTTTAAAAGCAAAAGAAGGCTTGGCATTACTGAATGGTACTCAATATTCACTTGCACTAATGATCGATGCATGTAATCAAAGCATTGAACTCATCAAACAAGCGAATTATGTAGCTTCCCTTTCAATGGAAGCATATGACGTAAGTTTGGATTTTCTCAATCCCGAAATTCATGAATTAAGAAAACAAACAGGGCAAATTCAAATTGCAAAAAACTTGCTAAATATTCTCTCGGGTACCTTTTTAGATAAAAGGGCTAAAAATGCTGTACAAGATCCTTATAGTTTTAGGTGTATTCCTCAAGTACATGGTGCAACTTTAGATACCATAAATTTTGTAATTGACATTATTCAAAAAGAAATTAATGCTGTAACTGACAATCCGGTTTTGCTTTCAGATAGTACTATAAAATCTGGTGGAAATTTCCACGCTCAGCCTCTTGCCTTGTGTGCAGATTTTCTATCTATTGCAATGGCAGAGATTGGCAGTATTTCAGAAAGAAGGCTTTACAAACTCATTGATGGCAATCGAGAATTACCTGAATTTCTAACCGAAAATCCAGGTCTTAATTCTGGATTTATGATCGTGCAATATTCTGCCGCAGCACTCGTAAGTATCAATAAGCAATATGCAACTCCTTCATCTGTAGATTCAATTGTCACAAGTAAAGGACAAGAGGATCATGTAAGCATGGCTGCAAATGCTGGAATTAAGTGTCTCAAAATTATTTCGCATATCAGACAAATTCTTACGATGGAATGGATGACAGCCACTCGCGCGTGGAATTTTAGAAATAAATGGGAACTTGGACCTGAACTTAAACAAATTGTGGAAGAATATCGAACAATAATTCCATATAAAAAAGATGATCATATTCCCTCAGATGATTATAAGCCTACGTTAGATTTCTTAAGCAATAAAATTAAATGA
- a CDS encoding acyloxyacyl hydrolase, whose product MKLTQVILFSLVGIIFCFGQQKNPIGYQIGFQTSKLVAHNSRFAFVPKGIGLFIDGSIYFQTTGRKNWEKIYHFPRYGLQFKYLHLGQPKELLGEAISFYPFFDFPFGQKQKSSFSFLIGCGLAYVSKPYDIKLNPFQNAIGSYWNNLTTLQIRWNFLHNKINGFYTVLAIHHISNGAYKYPNLGLNYFSIGAGFNNLPQIRKSNDLLDTLPHTRWSFSVISGGAIKEAKIPGGPKYPIQMLGVDVGYEYKPFKSIRFGAEYEHHKLSSYFASHTEIKPSISSAWVEGLRLQIYGSHEWLVGPASIEFRMGYQILNSTLLGGYPVFNKLIFQYQIKLPKASPFFLTTGVALKTHYGVAEYIALLAGIRWQKTYH is encoded by the coding sequence ATGAAATTAACTCAGGTTATACTTTTTTCCTTAGTAGGTATAATATTTTGTTTTGGCCAACAAAAAAATCCAATCGGATATCAGATTGGTTTCCAAACTTCAAAATTAGTTGCACACAATAGTAGATTCGCATTCGTACCAAAGGGTATTGGGCTTTTTATTGATGGCAGTATTTATTTTCAAACAACAGGAAGAAAAAATTGGGAAAAGATATACCACTTTCCAAGATATGGTCTGCAATTTAAATACTTGCACCTGGGTCAACCAAAAGAATTATTAGGTGAAGCAATAAGCTTTTATCCATTCTTTGATTTTCCGTTTGGCCAAAAGCAAAAGTCCAGTTTTAGTTTTTTAATTGGCTGTGGATTAGCTTATGTCAGCAAACCTTATGATATTAAGCTAAATCCATTTCAAAATGCCATAGGATCATATTGGAATAATTTGACAACACTGCAAATTAGATGGAATTTTCTCCACAATAAAATTAATGGCTTCTATACAGTACTGGCAATCCACCACATCTCAAACGGAGCTTATAAATATCCCAATCTTGGATTAAACTATTTTAGTATTGGAGCTGGTTTTAACAATCTTCCCCAAATTAGAAAAAGCAATGATTTGTTGGACACCTTACCCCATACAAGATGGTCCTTCTCCGTAATTAGTGGTGGAGCAATTAAAGAGGCTAAAATCCCGGGTGGCCCAAAATACCCCATTCAAATGCTAGGAGTAGATGTAGGTTATGAATATAAGCCGTTTAAATCTATTCGATTTGGAGCAGAATATGAACACCATAAGTTGTCATCCTATTTTGCTTCACATACAGAAATTAAACCGAGTATCAGTTCTGCTTGGGTAGAAGGTTTACGACTACAAATTTATGGATCTCATGAATGGCTGGTAGGTCCGGCCTCCATTGAATTTAGAATGGGTTATCAAATATTAAATAGTACTTTGCTTGGAGGTTATCCTGTATTCAATAAACTTATATTCCAATACCAAATAAAACTACCTAAGGCGTCTCCATTTTTTTTAACAACTGGGGTTGCTCTAAAAACGCATTATGGAGTTGCAGAATACATTGCTCTTCTTGCAGGTATCCGTTGGCAAAAAACTTATCATTGA
- a CDS encoding DUF547 domain-containing protein, whose product MNRMNKYFLIIFLTLVQTYSFSQADHQIWTELLRKHVSNNGHVDYKGFIKDSFELNKYLNYLSENGPIQTWSSKRTLAYWINAYNAYTIKLVIQNYPVKSIKEIGGKFPFVNSSWDIKFITINHEKLDLNNIEHTKLRKHFSDPRIHMALVCASRSCPILLNEAFSEDQLDAQLDLQCRKFLSDSFRNDVGIDKLKISMIFKWYRSDFKEVGGVRAFLKKYSPVAFSDKAKISYLEYDWNLNE is encoded by the coding sequence ATGAATAGAATGAATAAGTATTTTTTAATTATCTTTTTGACTTTAGTTCAAACTTACTCCTTTAGTCAAGCTGACCATCAAATCTGGACAGAGCTACTGAGAAAACATGTATCCAATAACGGTCATGTGGATTATAAGGGATTCATAAAAGATAGTTTTGAACTTAATAAGTATCTTAATTATTTGTCGGAAAATGGACCAATACAGACATGGTCCTCAAAACGCACTTTGGCCTATTGGATTAATGCTTATAATGCATACACGATTAAGTTGGTAATTCAAAATTACCCTGTTAAAAGTATTAAAGAAATTGGTGGTAAATTTCCATTTGTAAATTCAAGTTGGGATATAAAATTTATTACTATTAATCATGAAAAACTTGACTTGAATAACATAGAGCATACAAAGCTGAGGAAACATTTTAGTGATCCCCGCATACATATGGCTTTAGTATGTGCCTCAAGGTCCTGCCCAATATTGCTGAACGAAGCTTTTTCGGAAGATCAATTAGATGCGCAATTAGATTTGCAATGCAGAAAATTTCTTTCTGACTCCTTCCGGAATGATGTAGGAATAGACAAATTAAAGATTTCTATGATTTTCAAATGGTACAGATCTGATTTTAAGGAAGTTGGAGGAGTTAGAGCTTTCCTTAAGAAATATTCGCCTGTTGCATTTTCTGACAAAGCAAAAATTTCATATCTCGAATATGATTGGAATTTAAATGAATAG
- a CDS encoding carboxymuconolactone decarboxylase family protein, whose translation MKTYYNPEDLKKFGQISEFEPKLAKMFFDYYGEVFKEGALTSREKSLIALAVAHAIQCPYCIDAYSVDTLEKGCDEAQIMEAVHVAAAIRGGASLVHGVQMMNKVKEISM comes from the coding sequence ATGAAAACTTATTATAATCCGGAGGATCTTAAAAAATTTGGTCAAATAAGTGAATTTGAACCCAAGCTTGCAAAAATGTTTTTTGACTATTATGGGGAAGTTTTTAAAGAAGGTGCACTTACAAGTAGAGAAAAGAGTCTGATTGCTCTTGCGGTTGCACACGCAATACAATGTCCTTATTGTATTGATGCCTATAGTGTAGATACCTTAGAAAAAGGTTGTGATGAAGCTCAAATTATGGAAGCCGTACATGTTGCAGCTGCCATCCGTGGAGGGGCTTCACTTGTACATGGTGTGCAAATGATGAATAAGGTAAAGGAAATATCCATGTAG
- the arsS gene encoding arsenosugar biosynthesis radical SAM protein ArsS (Some members of this family are selenoproteins.), which produces MQSQTKSLQGRKSQLADVFHQLEVISHIPDTEFSHKLFSNKLKESGLFPLKPKQLEIFQINVGKMCNQVCKHCHVDAGPDRKEIMTKETMHLCLEAIKNSNALTIDLTGGAPEMNPNFKWFVEEINKLNVQKIIVRSNLTIIVSNKKYNDLPSFFKSNNIEVVSSLPYFNAIRTDAQRGDGVFQKSIDALHLLNAVGYGIQDSGLILNLVYNPSGAFLPPEQSTLETEYKKKLKSLYNICFNELYTITNLPISRFLEYLLESGNYDNYMEKLISAYNPLAASNVMCRNTISVGWNGYLYDCDFNQMLELKVSSKNKHLKEFNVNELSQRDIVINQHCFGCTAGSGSSCGGATI; this is translated from the coding sequence ATGCAGAGTCAAACTAAATCCTTACAAGGACGCAAAAGTCAATTGGCCGATGTTTTCCACCAGCTAGAAGTTATTTCTCATATTCCGGATACTGAATTTAGTCATAAATTATTTTCGAATAAGTTGAAAGAAAGTGGTCTTTTTCCACTAAAGCCTAAACAATTGGAAATATTCCAGATAAATGTTGGCAAAATGTGTAATCAGGTATGTAAACATTGTCATGTGGATGCCGGACCTGACCGTAAAGAGATTATGACTAAAGAAACAATGCATTTGTGTTTGGAAGCAATTAAAAATTCAAATGCACTTACAATAGACTTGACGGGTGGAGCTCCTGAAATGAATCCCAACTTTAAATGGTTTGTAGAGGAAATAAATAAATTAAATGTTCAAAAAATTATAGTTCGTTCAAATCTGACTATAATAGTTTCGAATAAAAAGTACAATGACTTACCATCGTTTTTTAAATCAAACAATATTGAAGTTGTTTCTTCTCTCCCATATTTCAATGCAATCAGAACAGATGCACAAAGAGGGGATGGAGTCTTTCAAAAATCCATAGATGCTTTACATCTGCTAAATGCTGTGGGTTATGGAATTCAAGACTCAGGATTAATACTAAATTTAGTATACAATCCAAGTGGTGCATTTCTACCACCTGAACAATCAACTCTTGAAACAGAATACAAAAAGAAATTAAAATCACTTTATAACATTTGTTTCAATGAACTTTACACTATCACAAATCTTCCAATCAGTAGATTTTTAGAATATCTCCTTGAAAGTGGAAATTATGATAATTACATGGAAAAATTAATTTCTGCATACAATCCTTTGGCTGCCTCAAATGTAATGTGTAGAAATACAATCAGTGTTGGATGGAATGGATACTTGTACGATTGTGATTTTAACCAAATGCTGGAATTAAAGGTATCAAGTAAAAACAAACACCTGAAAGAATTTAATGTGAATGAACTTTCCCAAAGAGATATTGTAATTAATCAACATTGTTTTGGGTGTACGGCAGGATCAGGTTCAAGTTGTGGAGGTGCTACCATATAG
- a CDS encoding TIGR04283 family arsenosugar biosynthesis glycosyltransferase, translated as MLLSIIIPTLNEEKYLGNLLQFLRKQTDPLNTEIIVIDGGSSDHTIQIAHKYEVEILNTPVSCRAVQMNMGGKNAKGKILYFVHADVLPPERFSQDIITAFAAGKKIGMYRQKFDGGPIILKVNSYFTRFNWLWCRGGDQTLFVCKKLFDSLKGFDESFVIMEEYDFIRRAIKKEKLHIFDKYTTVSTRKYNTNSYLKVLLANRKAFSLYLSGSDPKVIKKTYLSMLNPY; from the coding sequence ATGCTCCTAAGTATCATTATACCAACTCTTAATGAAGAAAAGTATCTTGGAAATCTTTTGCAGTTTCTAAGAAAACAAACAGATCCACTAAATACGGAAATAATTGTCATCGACGGTGGGAGCTCAGATCATACTATACAGATTGCACATAAATATGAAGTTGAGATTTTAAATACTCCGGTTTCTTGTAGAGCGGTCCAAATGAATATGGGAGGTAAAAATGCTAAGGGTAAAATTTTATACTTTGTACATGCAGATGTTTTACCACCCGAAAGATTTTCCCAAGACATAATTACTGCTTTTGCTGCAGGTAAGAAAATTGGTATGTATCGTCAGAAATTTGATGGCGGACCGATTATTTTAAAAGTAAACTCATACTTTACGAGATTTAATTGGCTTTGGTGTAGGGGAGGAGACCAAACATTATTCGTATGTAAAAAGCTTTTTGATTCCCTTAAAGGTTTTGATGAATCATTTGTTATTATGGAGGAATATGATTTTATTAGAAGAGCAATCAAAAAAGAAAAATTACATATTTTTGACAAATACACAACAGTATCCACTAGAAAATACAATACGAATAGCTATTTAAAAGTCCTCCTTGCCAATCGAAAGGCGTTTTCCTTATATCTATCAGGTTCTGATCCCAAGGTTATTAAAAAGACATATCTATCAATGCTTAATCCTTATTGA